A section of the Desulfovibrio sp. X2 genome encodes:
- a CDS encoding efflux transporter outer membrane subunit, translated as MRRSILILGLAAALMGGCSMAPDYKRPDLPVQNAWPQGTVSLGATRANGATPAAELDWRDFLPDEAMRELVRVGLENNRDLRVAILNIEKSRAQYRIQRADRLPTVNAEGGTTQQRLPHDLSSTGQAQTTREYYADLGVSSFELDIFGRVKSLSDEALETYLATEEARRSTHISLVAELASDYLTLVAERERLAIVHDTVSSRSKSYDLTRHLFEAGQTTELDLRQAEASLETARAQEAATRTAVAQAENALRLALGAPLPKDIVVPDTLDKVVEPKDVPPGLPSDLLERRPDILQAEHQLKAANADIGAARANFFPKITITGTFGTASHELDGLFDANSQAWTFAPRAVLPIFDFGRNMATLEVSKASRSIAVAQYEKSIQTAFREVSDALAVRANLQERMAAQEKAVAADKRSLYLSEKRYSAGIDSFLPVLTAQRSLFASQLTFLSLRLERMNNLLTLYKTLGGGWTDKDMNDGLAGAQVAVETDANAQPVADNTASPSPNHASSGTPTPVDAH; from the coding sequence ATGCGCCGCAGCATCCTGATCCTCGGCCTCGCGGCCGCCCTCATGGGCGGCTGCAGCATGGCCCCGGACTACAAACGCCCGGACCTCCCGGTGCAGAACGCCTGGCCCCAGGGCACGGTCAGCCTGGGAGCGACGCGGGCCAACGGCGCAACGCCTGCGGCCGAGCTGGACTGGCGCGACTTCCTGCCCGACGAGGCCATGCGCGAGCTGGTGCGGGTCGGGCTCGAGAACAACCGCGACCTGCGCGTGGCCATCCTGAACATCGAGAAGTCGCGCGCGCAGTACCGCATCCAGCGGGCGGACCGCCTGCCCACGGTCAACGCCGAGGGCGGCACCACGCAGCAGCGCCTGCCCCACGACCTCTCCTCCACCGGCCAGGCCCAGACCACGCGCGAATATTACGCCGACCTCGGCGTCAGTTCCTTCGAGCTGGACATCTTCGGACGGGTGAAGAGCCTTTCCGACGAGGCCCTGGAGACATACCTGGCCACTGAGGAGGCGCGCCGCAGCACGCACATCAGCCTCGTGGCCGAGCTGGCGAGCGACTACCTGACCCTGGTGGCCGAGCGCGAGCGCCTCGCGATCGTCCACGATACCGTGTCCAGCCGCTCCAAGTCCTACGACCTGACCCGCCACCTGTTCGAGGCGGGCCAGACCACGGAGCTGGACCTGCGCCAGGCGGAGGCGAGCCTCGAGACCGCCCGCGCCCAGGAGGCCGCCACCCGCACCGCCGTGGCCCAGGCCGAGAACGCCCTGCGCCTCGCGCTCGGCGCCCCCCTGCCCAAGGACATCGTGGTGCCCGACACCCTGGACAAGGTGGTCGAGCCCAAGGACGTGCCCCCCGGCCTGCCCTCCGACCTGCTCGAACGCCGCCCGGACATCCTCCAGGCCGAGCACCAGCTCAAGGCGGCCAACGCGGACATCGGCGCCGCGCGGGCCAACTTCTTCCCGAAGATCACCATCACCGGCACCTTCGGCACGGCCAGCCACGAGCTCGACGGCCTCTTCGACGCCAACTCCCAGGCTTGGACCTTCGCGCCCCGGGCCGTGCTGCCGATCTTCGACTTCGGCCGGAACATGGCCACGCTGGAAGTCTCCAAGGCCTCGCGCTCCATCGCCGTGGCCCAGTATGAGAAGAGCATCCAGACCGCCTTCCGGGAGGTCTCGGACGCCCTGGCCGTGCGCGCCAACCTGCAGGAGCGCATGGCGGCCCAGGAGAAGGCCGTGGCCGCGGACAAGCGCAGCCTCTACCTCTCCGAGAAGCGCTATTCCGCGGGCATCGACAGCTTCCTGCCCGTGCTCACGGCGCAGCGCTCGCTCTTCGCCTCGCAGCTGACGTTCCTCTCCCTGCGCCTGGAGCGCATGAACAACCTGCTGACCCTGTACAAGACGCTCGGCGGCGGCTGGACCGACAAGGACATGAACGACGGCCTCGCAGGCGCCCAGGTGGCGGTAGAGACCGACGCGAACGCGCAGCCGGTCGCGGACAACACGGCATCCCCGTCCCCGAATCATGCCTCTTCGGGGACGCCCACGCCGGTCGACGCGCACTGA
- the thiC gene encoding phosphomethylpyrimidine synthase ThiC — MDILTQNAALAGLLEAHLATLTAEEGLSADEIKNGLRSGRMVLLANPKHPDVRPTLIGQPARIKVNANIGTSKLMYDLALEHAKLKEAERSGADTVMDLSTAGDLDAIRLEMLATTRMPLGTVPVYAAAQSRIDAGLDPAGMDADAIIDEIIKQARQGVDFMTVHCGVTRNAVEMAHKSRVTGVVSRGGALLGRWMRENGRENPLLTRFDDVLDVSREYNLTLSLGDGLRPGSGADAGDAAQWEEVSVLGQLQARALSAGVQVMIEGPGHVPLHLVPGQIQMAKRLTNHAPLYVLGPLTTDCSPGYDHISGAIGGAVAVMNGVDFLCYLTPAEHLTLPCVDDVRQGVMASRIAAQAGESALGHPRAVERDLAISRARKALDWDAMADLALDSDMVRARRKEHAHEKECAMCGKYCAMKML, encoded by the coding sequence ATGGACATTCTCACGCAGAACGCGGCCCTCGCGGGCCTTCTCGAGGCCCATCTCGCAACCCTGACCGCCGAAGAGGGCCTCTCGGCGGACGAAATCAAGAACGGGCTGCGCTCCGGCCGCATGGTGCTCCTGGCCAACCCCAAGCACCCCGACGTGCGTCCCACGCTCATCGGCCAGCCCGCCCGCATCAAGGTCAACGCCAACATCGGCACCTCCAAGCTGATGTACGACCTCGCGCTCGAGCACGCCAAGCTCAAGGAAGCCGAGCGCAGCGGCGCGGACACGGTCATGGACCTGTCCACCGCCGGCGACCTGGACGCCATCCGCCTGGAGATGCTCGCCACCACGCGCATGCCGCTCGGCACGGTGCCGGTCTACGCGGCGGCCCAGTCGCGCATCGACGCGGGCCTGGATCCCGCGGGCATGGACGCCGACGCGATCATCGACGAGATCATCAAGCAGGCCAGGCAGGGCGTGGACTTCATGACCGTGCACTGCGGCGTGACCAGAAACGCCGTGGAGATGGCCCACAAATCCCGCGTCACGGGCGTGGTCTCGCGCGGCGGCGCGCTCCTCGGCCGCTGGATGCGCGAGAACGGCCGCGAGAACCCCCTGCTCACGCGCTTCGACGACGTCCTGGACGTCTCCCGGGAATACAACCTGACGCTCTCGCTCGGCGACGGCCTGCGTCCCGGCTCGGGCGCGGACGCGGGCGACGCGGCGCAGTGGGAAGAGGTCTCCGTGCTCGGCCAGCTGCAGGCCAGGGCCCTTTCGGCCGGCGTGCAGGTGATGATCGAGGGCCCGGGGCACGTGCCCCTGCACCTCGTCCCCGGGCAGATCCAGATGGCCAAGCGCCTGACCAACCACGCCCCGCTCTACGTGCTCGGGCCCCTGACCACGGACTGCTCGCCCGGCTACGACCACATCTCCGGCGCCATCGGCGGCGCGGTGGCCGTGATGAACGGCGTGGACTTCCTGTGCTACCTGACCCCGGCGGAGCACCTGACGCTGCCCTGCGTGGACGACGTGCGCCAGGGCGTCATGGCCTCGCGCATCGCCGCCCAGGCGGGCGAGTCCGCCCTCGGCCATCCCCGCGCCGTGGAGCGCGACCTGGCCATCTCGCGGGCGCGCAAGGCGCTGGACTGGGACGCCATGGCCGACCTGGCCCTGGACTCGGACATGGTCCGCGCCCGCCGCAAGGAGCACGCGCACGAGAAAGAGTGCGCCATGTGCGGCAAGTACTGCGCCATGAAGATGCTCTAG
- a CDS encoding HD domain-containing phosphohydrolase — MHDVPLPTSLTGSGKRILVVDDDRLNRKVLDGMLKALGHEVIQASSGPEALSLLDESCDLVFLDVMMPGMDGFACTRAIRQDPRLAELPVIIVTTLTGREDRLRAVEAGANDFIAKPIDLMEVKVRATSLLRMKESRDAVKRYQADLEEIVRVRTQALQVAVENLREQQASTAAAYREAIHCLCSAAEYKDEETAQHIIRIGQMSGLLAAKYGISADEVELLRNAAPMHDVGKIGVPDAILLKPGKLDPNEWKIMQQHAEIGARILGQSTSELLQAGALVAHTHHEKWDGSGYPRGLSKTDIPLYGRICAVADVFDALTSRRPYKEPFSVETTLEIMRKGRGSHFDPDIFDLFLDNLDGFITIKATFLD; from the coding sequence ATGCATGACGTTCCCCTTCCGACCTCTCTGACCGGCAGCGGCAAGCGCATCCTCGTGGTCGACGACGACCGCCTGAACCGCAAGGTGCTCGACGGGATGCTCAAGGCCCTGGGCCACGAGGTCATCCAGGCCTCGTCCGGTCCCGAGGCCCTCTCCCTGCTCGACGAGTCCTGCGACCTCGTCTTCCTCGACGTGATGATGCCCGGCATGGACGGCTTCGCCTGCACCCGGGCCATCCGCCAGGATCCGCGCCTCGCCGAGCTGCCGGTGATCATCGTCACCACCCTGACCGGGCGGGAGGACCGCCTGCGGGCGGTGGAGGCCGGGGCCAACGACTTCATCGCCAAGCCCATCGACCTCATGGAGGTCAAAGTGCGCGCCACCTCGCTCCTGCGCATGAAGGAATCACGCGACGCGGTGAAGCGCTACCAGGCCGACCTCGAGGAGATCGTGCGCGTGCGCACCCAGGCCCTGCAGGTGGCCGTGGAGAACCTGCGCGAGCAGCAGGCCAGCACGGCGGCCGCCTACCGCGAGGCCATCCACTGCCTGTGCAGCGCGGCCGAGTACAAGGACGAGGAGACCGCGCAGCACATCATCCGCATCGGCCAGATGTCCGGCCTCCTGGCGGCCAAGTACGGGATTTCCGCGGACGAGGTGGAGCTTCTGCGCAACGCCGCGCCCATGCACGACGTGGGCAAGATCGGCGTGCCCGACGCCATCCTGCTCAAACCCGGCAAGCTCGACCCGAACGAATGGAAGATCATGCAGCAGCACGCCGAGATCGGCGCGCGCATCCTCGGCCAGTCCACCTCCGAGCTTCTGCAGGCGGGCGCGCTCGTGGCCCACACGCACCACGAAAAATGGGACGGCTCGGGCTACCCGCGCGGCCTTTCCAAAACGGACATCCCGCTCTACGGCCGCATCTGCGCCGTGGCCGACGTCTTCGACGCCCTGACCTCGCGCAGGCCCTACAAGGAGCCCTTCAGCGTGGAGACCACGCTCGAGATCATGCGCAAGGGCCGCGGCAGCCACTTCGATCCCGACATCTTCGACCTCTTCCTCGACAACCTCGACGGCTTCATCACCATCAAGGCGACCTTCCTCGACTGA
- a CDS encoding TetR/AcrR family transcriptional regulator translates to MDNAYKRKKQPQQVRAQVLQAAAEVIASRGLAGMTLDLVARKAGVSKGGLLHHFPSKQHLVDEIFDSERQAFADTCARLMADDPDPRGRFTRAYVQTIVFRLSKGIESEFLDACCLSMAGDKPLSSSWREWVLGQIVAHGESLDSVLGRMIRYAAEGVWLEDAMGVSSLTSEERRTLVDHLVRLSHDI, encoded by the coding sequence ATGGACAATGCCTACAAGCGGAAGAAGCAGCCGCAGCAGGTCCGAGCCCAGGTGCTGCAGGCCGCGGCCGAGGTCATCGCGTCGCGCGGCCTGGCCGGAATGACCCTCGACCTCGTGGCCAGGAAAGCGGGCGTGAGCAAGGGCGGGCTGCTGCACCACTTCCCGAGCAAGCAGCATCTCGTGGACGAGATCTTCGACTCGGAGCGGCAGGCCTTCGCGGACACCTGCGCCCGGCTCATGGCCGACGATCCCGACCCGCGCGGCCGGTTCACGCGGGCCTATGTCCAGACGATAGTGTTCCGGCTCAGCAAGGGGATAGAGAGCGAATTCCTCGACGCGTGCTGCCTGTCCATGGCCGGAGACAAGCCGCTGTCCTCGTCCTGGCGCGAATGGGTGCTGGGGCAGATCGTCGCGCACGGCGAGTCCCTCGACTCGGTCCTCGGCCGGATGATCCGCTATGCGGCCGAGGGCGTGTGGCTCGAGGACGCCATGGGCGTATCGTCCCTGACTTCGGAGGAGCGCCGCACGCTCGTCGATCATCTCGTGCGGCTGAGCCACGACATCTAG
- a CDS encoding sigma-54-dependent Fis family transcriptional regulator → MSIDPNEFFRQAAVRICGSLDVEKALMDCLGYIKDYIPADYMDMCIFVPEANVLKPVAAASLCGEEKSDLIPVVAGEGQSPLAVWENMEEIFVVNRPREDPCVYKALQLMGKEDDDDFSLIVMRLDLQGRRIGALGVSVTGTDRFRPEHTEMLLLLREPFAIAMSNALKHQEVVRLKDLLDDDNRFLQTQIRELSGADIVGADFGLREVMTQIRQVAPLDSPVVLLGETGVGKEVLAAAIHEFSHRRRGPFIKVNCGAIPETLIDSELFGHEKGAFTGALARKRGRFERADGGTIFLDEIGELPPQAQVRLLHVVQRREIERVGGSEPIPVDIRIVAATHRNLERMVAEGRFREDLWFRLNIFPVWIPPLRERKEDIPALVHHFIQQKARELKLSGYPVLPPGALERLKAYAWPGNVRELENTVERAMIRSRDGVLVFDAVQGPRNGAGQDAAASEERFSSFDEVAAAHIRKALETAGGKVNGAGGAAELLGLHPNTLRKRMLRLGIPFGRGTAHSASSSTGPSGAA, encoded by the coding sequence ATGTCCATCGATCCCAATGAATTCTTCCGTCAGGCCGCGGTGCGCATCTGCGGCAGCCTGGACGTCGAGAAGGCGCTCATGGACTGCCTCGGATACATCAAGGACTACATTCCTGCCGACTACATGGACATGTGCATCTTCGTGCCCGAGGCGAACGTGCTCAAGCCCGTGGCCGCCGCATCCCTGTGCGGCGAGGAGAAGAGCGACCTCATCCCCGTGGTCGCCGGAGAGGGCCAGTCGCCCCTGGCGGTCTGGGAGAACATGGAGGAGATCTTCGTCGTCAACCGTCCCCGCGAGGACCCCTGCGTCTACAAGGCGCTGCAGCTGATGGGCAAGGAGGATGACGACGACTTCTCCCTGATCGTCATGCGCCTCGACCTGCAGGGGCGGCGCATCGGCGCGCTCGGCGTGAGCGTGACCGGAACGGACCGCTTCCGGCCGGAGCATACAGAGATGCTGCTCCTCCTGCGCGAGCCTTTCGCCATCGCCATGTCCAACGCGCTGAAGCACCAGGAGGTGGTCAGGCTCAAGGACCTCCTGGACGACGACAACCGCTTCCTCCAGACCCAGATCCGCGAGCTTTCCGGCGCGGACATCGTGGGCGCGGACTTCGGCCTGCGCGAGGTCATGACCCAGATCCGCCAGGTGGCGCCGCTGGACTCCCCGGTGGTGCTGCTCGGCGAGACCGGCGTGGGCAAGGAGGTGCTGGCCGCGGCCATCCACGAATTCTCGCACCGCCGCCGCGGGCCGTTCATCAAGGTCAACTGCGGGGCCATCCCGGAGACGCTCATCGACAGCGAACTCTTCGGCCACGAGAAGGGCGCCTTCACCGGGGCCCTGGCCCGCAAGCGCGGCCGTTTCGAGCGCGCCGACGGCGGCACCATCTTCCTGGACGAGATCGGCGAACTGCCGCCCCAGGCCCAGGTGCGGCTGCTGCACGTGGTGCAGCGCAGGGAGATAGAGCGCGTGGGCGGCAGCGAGCCCATTCCCGTGGACATCCGCATCGTCGCGGCCACCCACCGCAATCTGGAACGCATGGTCGCGGAGGGCCGCTTCCGCGAGGACCTGTGGTTTCGGTTGAACATCTTCCCGGTCTGGATTCCCCCCCTGCGCGAGCGCAAGGAGGACATCCCGGCCCTGGTCCACCACTTCATCCAGCAGAAGGCCCGGGAGCTCAAGCTGAGCGGGTACCCCGTCCTGCCTCCCGGCGCCCTGGAGCGGCTCAAGGCCTATGCCTGGCCCGGCAACGTGCGCGAGCTCGAGAATACGGTGGAGCGGGCCATGATCCGCAGCCGCGACGGCGTGCTCGTCTTCGATGCCGTGCAGGGCCCCCGCAACGGCGCCGGGCAGGATGCGGCCGCTTCGGAGGAGCGCTTCAGCTCCTTCGACGAGGTCGCGGCCGCGCACATCAGAAAGGCGCTGGAGACGGCGGGAGGCAAGGTCAACGGGGCGGGCGGCGCGGCCGAGCTTTTGGGCCTTCACCCCAACACGCTGCGCAAGCGCATGCTCCGCCTGGGCATTCCCTTCGGCCGCGGGACCGCGCACTCGGCGTCATCCTCCACCGGCCCGTCCGGCGCCGCCTGA
- a CDS encoding efflux RND transporter periplasmic adaptor subunit produces the protein MRITKNSLFLALLALCAAALVAGCNGAENGKGAAQAAQTPEVGVVTLAKEPVTLTTTLPGRTAAHLIAEVRPQVGGILEKRLFTEGGDVKAGQVLYRIDPAPYQAAYDQAKANLAQAEANLVPLKLKAERYADLIRDNAVSRQDYEDAEAAAKQAEALIQADKAVLDTAAINLGYTKITAPISGHIGRSSVTEGALLTADQATALATVRQLDPIYVDVTQSSVDMLRLKRDMASGRLKSAGKDQAEVRLLLEDGTSYAHTGKLQFSEVAVDQSTGAVTLRAIFPNPDHLLLPGMYVRAVLEEGVDESAILAPQQGVTHDTKGRATALVVTADDTVEQRILTVDRAMGDKWLVTSGLAAGDRLVVDGLQRVRPGIKVRPVPATLPAAPKQAEHE, from the coding sequence ATGCGGATCACGAAAAATTCCCTGTTCCTCGCTCTGCTGGCGCTGTGCGCCGCGGCCCTCGTCGCCGGGTGCAACGGCGCGGAGAACGGCAAGGGGGCTGCCCAGGCCGCCCAGACGCCCGAGGTCGGCGTCGTCACGCTCGCCAAGGAGCCCGTCACGCTGACGACCACCCTGCCCGGCCGCACCGCCGCCCACCTCATCGCCGAGGTCAGGCCCCAGGTCGGCGGCATCCTCGAGAAGCGGCTGTTCACGGAAGGCGGCGACGTCAAGGCCGGCCAGGTCCTCTACCGGATAGACCCGGCGCCGTACCAGGCAGCCTACGACCAGGCCAAGGCCAACCTGGCCCAGGCCGAGGCCAACCTCGTGCCGCTCAAGCTCAAGGCCGAGCGCTACGCCGACCTGATCCGGGACAACGCGGTCAGCCGCCAGGACTACGAGGACGCCGAGGCCGCCGCCAAGCAGGCCGAGGCCCTCATCCAGGCCGACAAGGCGGTCCTGGACACGGCCGCCATCAACCTCGGCTACACCAAGATCACCGCGCCCATCTCCGGCCACATCGGCCGCTCGAGCGTCACCGAGGGCGCCCTACTCACGGCCGACCAGGCGACCGCCCTGGCCACCGTGCGCCAGCTCGATCCCATCTACGTGGACGTGACCCAGTCGAGCGTGGACATGCTGCGCCTGAAGCGCGACATGGCTTCCGGGCGCCTGAAGAGCGCGGGCAAGGACCAGGCCGAGGTCAGGCTGCTCCTCGAGGACGGCACGAGCTACGCCCACACCGGCAAGCTCCAGTTCTCCGAGGTCGCCGTGGACCAGAGCACCGGCGCGGTGACCCTGCGCGCCATCTTCCCGAACCCCGACCATCTGCTCCTGCCCGGCATGTACGTGCGCGCGGTCCTCGAGGAAGGCGTGGACGAATCCGCCATCCTGGCCCCGCAGCAGGGCGTGACCCACGACACCAAGGGGCGGGCCACGGCCCTGGTGGTCACGGCCGACGACACCGTGGAGCAGCGCATCCTGACCGTTGACCGCGCCATGGGCGACAAGTGGCTCGTGACCTCCGGCCTCGCCGCGGGAGACCGTCTCGTGGTGGACGGCCTGCAGCGCGTGCGTCCCGGCATCAAGGTCCGCCCCGTGCCCGCAACCCTCCCGGCCGCTCCCAAGCAGGCCGAACACGAATAG
- a CDS encoding efflux RND transporter permease subunit produces the protein MPRFFIDRPVFAWVIAILIMVAGVLSVVSLPIAQYPSIAPTEISINASYPGASAKTLEDTVTQVIEQKMQGLDHLNYMASTSDSSGQVEITLTFDNSTDPDIAQVQVQNKLQLATPLLPEEVQRQGISVVKSVKNFLLVLGFTSSDGSMTNNDIADYVASYIQDDLGRTQGVGDVTLFGAQYAMRVWLDLNRLDKYGLNPADVSAAIRAQNAQVSAGQIGGTPSVPGQQLNVTVQAQSRLEKPEQFRKILLKVRPDGSRVTLGDVARVELGSESYDTVSRYNGKPAAAVAIKLATGANALATAQRVHERVQEMSKFFPAGLKVVDPYNTTPFVRLSIEEVVKTLVEAIGLVFLVMYLFLQNFRATLIPTIAVPVVLLGTFAVLAACGFSINTLTMFAMVLAIGLLVDDAIVVVENVERVMSEDGLPPKEATRKSMSQITSALVGIAMVLSAVFIPMAFFGGSTGIIYRQFSITIVSAMALSVFVAMTLTPALCATMLKPVTKHRDTCQNGFFGWFNRNFNRGSRAYEAGVDRIIRRGWRFMAIYAAIVAVMVLLFMRMPTAFLPDEDQGILFTQVQLPPGATQGRTLEVMKQVEDYFLHKESKAVESIFTVAGFSFAGNGQNNALAFVKLKDWSLRDSPDLKVQAVAGRAMGALSQIRDAMIFAFAPPAVMELGNATGFDLELVDRAGLGHEKLMAARNQFLGMAAQNPELVAVRPNGLNDVPEYNVDIDPNKAMAQNLDVGTINDTLSAAWGSAYVNDFIDRGRVKKVYIQADAPFRMKPGDLDKLYARNSKGDMVPYSSFATGHWTYGSPRLERYDGQPSVEILGQPAPGKSSGDAMKAVEEIAAKLPAGIGYSWTGLSFQERLSGAQTPMLYSISLLVVFLCLAALYESWAVPFSVMLVVPLGVIGALLAASLRGLNNDVYFQVGLLTTIGLSAKNAILIVEFAKALFEKGGMSLYEATIEAARLRLRPILMTSLAFILGVMPLALANGAGSGSQNAIGTGVMGGMIAATVLAIFFVPVFFVLIFRAVEDRRERHGHETDAAAGTKPADHSGGN, from the coding sequence ATGCCTCGTTTCTTCATCGACCGTCCGGTATTCGCCTGGGTCATAGCCATCCTGATCATGGTGGCCGGCGTGCTGTCCGTGGTCAGCCTGCCCATCGCCCAGTACCCGAGCATCGCGCCCACGGAAATCTCCATCAACGCCAGTTATCCCGGCGCCTCGGCCAAGACCCTGGAAGACACGGTGACACAGGTCATCGAGCAGAAGATGCAGGGCCTGGACCACCTGAACTACATGGCCTCCACCAGCGACTCTTCCGGACAGGTGGAGATCACCCTGACCTTCGACAACAGCACCGACCCGGACATCGCCCAGGTGCAGGTGCAGAACAAGCTGCAGCTTGCCACTCCCCTCCTCCCCGAGGAGGTGCAGCGCCAGGGCATCAGCGTCGTCAAGTCGGTCAAGAACTTCCTGCTCGTCCTCGGCTTCACCTCCTCGGACGGCAGCATGACCAACAACGACATCGCCGACTACGTCGCCTCCTACATCCAGGACGACCTCGGCCGCACCCAGGGCGTGGGCGACGTCACGCTCTTCGGCGCGCAGTACGCCATGCGCGTCTGGCTCGACCTGAACAGGCTCGACAAGTACGGACTGAACCCGGCCGACGTCTCCGCTGCCATCAGGGCGCAGAACGCCCAGGTCTCGGCGGGCCAGATCGGCGGCACGCCGTCCGTTCCCGGGCAGCAGCTGAACGTCACCGTGCAGGCCCAGTCCCGCCTGGAGAAGCCGGAGCAGTTCAGGAAGATCCTGCTCAAGGTGCGGCCCGACGGCTCCCGGGTCACGCTCGGCGACGTGGCCCGCGTGGAGCTCGGCTCCGAGAGCTACGACACGGTGAGCCGCTACAACGGCAAGCCCGCCGCCGCCGTGGCCATCAAGCTGGCCACCGGCGCCAACGCCCTGGCCACGGCCCAGCGCGTGCACGAGCGCGTGCAGGAGATGTCCAAGTTCTTCCCGGCCGGTCTCAAGGTCGTGGACCCGTACAACACCACCCCCTTCGTGCGCCTGTCCATCGAGGAGGTGGTCAAGACCCTGGTCGAGGCCATCGGCCTGGTCTTCCTGGTCATGTACCTCTTCCTGCAGAACTTCCGGGCCACGCTCATCCCGACCATCGCCGTGCCCGTGGTCCTGCTCGGCACGTTCGCCGTGCTCGCGGCCTGCGGCTTCTCCATAAACACGCTGACCATGTTCGCCATGGTCCTGGCCATCGGCCTATTGGTGGACGACGCCATCGTCGTGGTCGAGAACGTGGAACGCGTCATGTCCGAGGACGGCCTGCCGCCAAAGGAAGCCACGCGGAAGTCCATGAGCCAGATCACCAGCGCGCTGGTGGGCATCGCCATGGTCCTCTCCGCGGTCTTCATCCCCATGGCCTTCTTCGGCGGCTCCACGGGCATCATCTACCGCCAGTTCTCCATCACCATCGTCTCGGCCATGGCGCTCTCGGTCTTCGTGGCCATGACCCTGACCCCGGCGTTGTGCGCCACCATGCTGAAGCCCGTGACCAAGCACCGCGACACCTGCCAGAACGGCTTCTTCGGCTGGTTCAACCGCAACTTCAACCGCGGCTCACGCGCCTACGAGGCGGGCGTCGACCGCATCATCCGGCGCGGCTGGCGCTTCATGGCCATCTACGCCGCCATCGTGGCGGTCATGGTCCTGCTCTTCATGCGCATGCCCACGGCCTTCCTCCCGGACGAGGACCAGGGCATCCTCTTCACCCAGGTCCAGCTGCCTCCGGGCGCCACCCAGGGCCGCACCCTGGAAGTGATGAAACAGGTTGAAGACTACTTCCTGCACAAGGAAAGCAAGGCCGTGGAGTCGATATTCACCGTCGCGGGCTTCAGCTTCGCGGGCAACGGACAGAACAACGCCCTGGCCTTCGTCAAGCTCAAGGACTGGAGCCTGCGCGACTCGCCCGACCTCAAGGTGCAGGCCGTGGCCGGGCGCGCCATGGGGGCCCTCTCCCAGATACGCGACGCGATGATCTTCGCCTTCGCGCCGCCCGCGGTCATGGAGCTCGGCAACGCCACGGGCTTCGACCTCGAGCTCGTGGACCGCGCCGGTCTCGGACACGAGAAGCTCATGGCCGCGCGCAACCAGTTCCTGGGCATGGCGGCGCAGAATCCCGAGCTGGTCGCCGTGCGGCCCAACGGCCTGAACGACGTGCCCGAGTACAACGTGGACATCGACCCGAACAAGGCCATGGCCCAGAACCTGGACGTCGGGACGATCAACGACACCCTGTCCGCGGCCTGGGGCAGCGCCTACGTCAACGACTTCATCGACCGCGGCCGCGTGAAGAAGGTCTACATCCAGGCCGACGCCCCCTTCCGCATGAAGCCGGGCGACCTGGACAAGCTCTACGCCCGCAACTCCAAGGGCGACATGGTGCCCTACTCGTCCTTCGCCACCGGGCATTGGACCTACGGCTCGCCGCGCCTGGAGCGCTACGACGGCCAGCCCTCGGTCGAGATCCTGGGCCAGCCCGCGCCGGGCAAGAGCTCGGGCGACGCCATGAAGGCCGTGGAGGAGATCGCCGCCAAGCTGCCCGCGGGCATCGGCTACTCCTGGACCGGCCTCTCCTTCCAGGAGCGGCTGTCCGGCGCGCAGACGCCCATGCTCTACTCCATCTCGCTGCTCGTGGTCTTCCTCTGCCTGGCCGCGCTCTACGAGAGCTGGGCCGTGCCCTTCTCGGTCATGCTCGTCGTGCCGCTGGGCGTCATCGGGGCCCTGCTCGCCGCGAGCCTGCGGGGACTGAACAACGACGTCTACTTCCAGGTGGGCCTGCTCACGACCATCGGCCTCTCGGCCAAGAACGCCATCCTCATCGTCGAGTTCGCCAAGGCGCTCTTCGAGAAGGGCGGCATGAGCCTTTACGAGGCCACCATCGAGGCCGCGCGCCTGAGGCTCAGGCCGATCCTCATGACCTCGCTGGCCTTCATCCTCGGCGTCATGCCCCTGGCCCTGGCCAACGGCGCGGGCTCGGGCAGCCAAAACGCCATCGGCACCGGCGTCATGGGCGGCATGATCGCGGCCACGGTGCTGGCCATCTTCTTCGTGCCCGTCTTCTTCGTCCTCATCTTCCGCGCCGTGGAAGACAGACGGGAGAGGCACGGACACGAAACTGACGCGGCGGCCGGAACGAAACCGGCCGACCACAGCGGAGGGAACTGA